Proteins from a genomic interval of Acinonyx jubatus isolate Ajub_Pintada_27869175 chromosome B4, VMU_Ajub_asm_v1.0, whole genome shotgun sequence:
- the RASD2 gene encoding GTP-binding protein Rhes yields MMKTLSSGNCTLSVPAKNSYRMVVLGASRVGKSSIVSRFLNGRFDDQYTPTIEDFHRKVYNIRGDMYQLDILDTSGNHPFPAMRRLSILTGDVFILVFSLDNRESFDEVKRLQKQILEVKSCLKNKTKEAGELPMVICGNKNDHGELCRQVPATEAELLVSGDENCAYFEVSAKKNTNVDEMFYVLFSMAKLPHEMSPALHRKISVQYGDAFHPRPFCMRRVKDVDAYGMVSPFARRPSVNSDLKYIKAKVLREGQARERDKCTIQ; encoded by the exons ATGATGAAGACCCTGTCCAGCGGGAACTGCACGCTCAGCGTGCCCGCCAAGAACTCGTACCGCATGGTGGTGCTGGGCGCCTCGCGGGTGGGCAAAAGCTCCATCGTCTCCCGCTTCCTCAACGGCCGCTTCGACGACCAGTACACGCCCACCATCGAGGACTTCCACCGGAAGGTCTACAACATCCGGGGCGACATGTACCAGCTGGACATCCTGGACACGTCCGGCAACCACCCCTTCCCTGCCATGCGCAGGCTGTCGATCCTCACAG GGGATGTCTTCATCTTGGTGTTCAGCCTGGATAACCGGGAGTCCTTCGACGAGGTCAAGCGACTCCAGAAGCAGATCCTGGAGGTCAAGTCCTGCCTGAAGAACAAGACCAAGGAGGCGGGGGAGCTGCCCATGGTCATCTGCGGCAACAAGAACGACCATGGCGAGCTGTGCCGCCAGGTGCCCGCCACCGAGGCCGAGCTGCTGGTGTCGGGGGACGAGAACTGTGCCTACTTCGAGGTGTCGGCCAAGAAGAACACCAACGTGGACGAGATGTTCTACGTGCTCTTCAGCATGGCCAAGCTGCCCCACGAGATGAGCCCCGCCCTGCACCGCAAGATCTCCGTGCAGTACGGCGACGCCTTCCACCCCCGGCCCTTCTGCATGCGCCGCGTCAAGGACGTGGACGCCTACGGCATGGTCTCGCCCTTTGCCCGCCGCCCCAGCGTCAACAGTGACCTCAAGTACATCAAGGCCAAGGTCCTTCGGGAGGGCCAGGCCCGCGAGAGGGACAAATGCACCATCCAGTGA